The DNA region TTCTTCCCAATCCTCATCTTCCATTCCTTCCGGCTTTTTCTCTTTTCCTGCTAGTGCCTTGTGTAACTTTTGTGATATAAGCAGATTTTTCAtctgcatcctccaataggaaaAATCATTTTTTCCATTGAACTTCTCGATTTCATATTTGCCTACTTTGACATTACTACTAGTAGAAGccattatattcaaaattgaattttaccactcaaataatgaataatataatgttggctcttgataccaattgttgagtctgcagcggaattttgacttctaatagctacaaagtaatatgaaattgaacactaCTCACAATAATACACTCGCTATATAATtactaaagagaaaaagaaataaaataaaataataataatatgaagagAAGATGTGAATGtaattgttattgttgatgatgattGAATTGAAATTCTACAAACGTTTATATAGTGGTTATATGCTATAATTTCAATGGATAGAAACAAAACTTTCCTATAATAACTCTTAGCCTTCCTTTTCTtagccttccttttctttctctctccctcacacTATAGATATGGGAAAGACCAAAAGCGATTGGATGACGCAATTTTTTGTAACTTAAAtgtggatatggcagtggaggaaCAAAGAAATCTTCACACTTCCTTTTTGTAGACCTCAAAATGCCGACCATCTTATACGTCAAGAACATAGAAGAAGCCTTTGAGAGGACCAAACCCTTGGAGAATCAACGAACACGGGAGGAGATATATATTGGCTGGTTGAAGCCACCAGAGAGATGGTCAAAGCTCAACTCAGACGGAGCTGTGAGGGGGAATCTAGGAAGGGCGAGATGTGGAGGCTTAATTAGAGATAAGAATGAAAGGTGGATCGCTGGGTATATGGTGAACATAGGAACATGTACCTCAATTCAAGCCGAGTTGTGGAGAATATTTCATGGTGTTAGAATTGCATGGGAGTTGAGCTTAAGATTTTTGGTAGTGGAGTCAGACTCCAAAGTAGTAGTGGATATGATCAACAAAGTAAAGGATTCAACACAACATCCGGTGCCTTTAATCAGAAGAATTGGTGATTATCTCAAAAGGAATTGGTGTATTCAAATCAAGCATATCTATCGAGAAGCAAACCAAAGAGCGGATTGGCTTGCGAAGAGAGTTTTAAAATTAATCATGGCTTTCTTTTCATAGATCAGCCCCGACTAGATTAAGAtcaatttttactaataattgtaGAGGAATATCTTTTTCTCGAACTGTAGTTGCTGCTTTGTAATTTTTGGGCTTCCGCCGTcacaataccaaaaaaaaaacctttagccttcattttttttttttgggtcatgcCTTCATTTTTAATAAACAAATATATCAATCACCGAGCAAGAGCATGCGCCATTTTTTAATTGATTCCAAATCCAAAGCAAACTACATGGCCCATTCCCATACTTCTATTGATGATGTTTTATTGGGGTACctaggattgggggttgtccaatccaccgaccaaaaaaaaaaaattgttctccTTATCAGAACCAAAGAATCGAAGACAACAAAAAGAGACATGATTAGAGGAcacaataaataaaatacaacaaaattcaagatgggccgtaaataaaaagaaaaagtcatatatTTCATTTGTTTACTATTTTCCAACTTTAATTGCAGGACATTTTTTGTTAACGAAGATTCTATTAGAGAAATTGATAGATGCCAATGAGCCTTGGCTCTAATGGCATCTCTCCTCCTCCCCACATCAAAGGTTAGGGTTCAAATTCTAGAAAAAGCAATTGAggaaaaaaatgtgataaaatgtgAGGAATGTGTGAGTGTGTTGTGTACCTAGaattgggggttgtccaatccaccgaccaaaaaaaaagaaattgataGATACAGCAAAGAAGACAGGCATTGAAGGAAGAATAATAAACGTTTCCTCTGTCATCCAGAGGCTGTTTTCGCTTCAATGACATGGTCGCCGGAAAAAAGTACCACCGTCACTTCCTTCTTAGATGCTAAATTTTCAGAACATGTCTAACAATTGCACTAAATGATGGATACTAACCATTGTAATTCTCTTCCCCATGACAAATGCAGCTATAATGGCACACGCTTATATGCTCAGTCAAAATTGGCTAGCATTCTACATGTGAAGGAAATGGCTAGACAGCACAAGGTTAGAATGACATCATAATAACACACCTAAACTTTATGTTTCATTATGCTACAAAAGTTAAAACTTTGCATGTCCCTCTAAAATATTCTTGGAAATTGGATGATAACAAAGGCAAGGAATGCTAGAGTAACTATCAATGCAGTTCATCCAAGAATTATTAGAGCTCATCAGGGCTCAATTACGGGTAAGAACAAACGCTAATTATTTTGGCATCGGCATGGTTGTTTCACACTTTGATATAAGATTGAAGAAGTTACTCGACGTTCACATAACTTCCTTGCAGATTCCCTATTTTTCATCGCATCCAAGTTACTCAAATCAATATCGTAGGGTGCGGCAACCACATGTTATGTTGCTCTAAGTTCACAAGCAGAAGGGGCGAGTGAGAAATATTTCAGATTGCAACGAATGTAACTGCTCAAGAATAGAGTACACTTTCTGTGACTGGCAATCATACTCACTATGTCTAGGTCACATGGTAATTTTACAGTAACTTTCACACGCAAAAGCTTGATACATAATGGTTAACAAAAGGAAAATTCACACAAAAGGGTAGCcaaaaagaaaacacaaaccATGGAGATCTAACTGAATACACTGCTTCATTTACAAAGCCAATGCAAGATATTGGTACCATAAGTCCATAACGACGGATATCAAGGGAGGGAGAGggggataaaaaaaaaaaaaaaagcaatttcCACATAAGGAACACGGCTTTTCAAAAAAGCTACATCAAATTCCTAGTTTCCCAATACATAATAAGATACAATATCCATTTTCTGGAGATCTCTAATCTGCTATATACAGACATCGAGAAGGTAAATCAATCTGAAGTGTCAATCTGTTACTCTTAGCAACGTTAACCATAAGTCATGCCTATAAAGATCACTTCAGCAAACTCAGCATGCATCATAAAATGAGGAGGCAAGCAGCATCCTCCATTTGGATTCATCTCATGGCCTGCATATAAGGATATACCACACCAGTAACTGTCATATTCAGAAAGACATACCAGAAAACAAACCCTCCACATTTTACCCCAGGGTAGGTGGGGAATGGGAGGGGATGCAACATTGCCGAACTGAAGAATGGGTAAAGATATGACCTCAAACATATTGTGGCAGCATGTGTCTACATGCTTGCAATTGACAATATCAAATTCTGAAGACTTCTTTTCTGTGCTGGGAAGAGTTATATTTACATTTTAGTTATAATCTACTTGATTCTGACTTTTCATTTTGGTTTAGTATTGAGTTGAATTTTCTTATAttacaacaaaaaaaatcaaaatgaaaatacTAATTAATGTTTTCTATTTTAGGCCATCGAAATATGAAAACAGTCATAATCATACTCATACTGCTCTACTTTATTCAGGTTGAAATTTTTTCAACGTGGGACCATTTTACCTGTTTATCCATTGATAAATGAATCAAATAtatacaacaacaaagccttatcccactaggTGGGATCGGCTACATGGATCAAACGACGCCATGTCCAGTAATTTATTAtgcaaaataaaatttgaaaatcgaTTCAAAcaaaacatttttaaaatcaCTTTTCACGTAATATATCCAAACACAACTAATTGCATCATACCTTCAAACGAGGAGACCGGCGAATGGATGATGCGGAACCAGGAGATAGAATTCCTGAATTTACCCTTCTTTGAATATGTTGTTTGTTAATATTTGAATTAACTTTAACAGGCTCAACATGATCATTGATTCCCTCAGCTGTAGTATCACTTCTAGCAGATGACATTGATAAAACTGGAGCAGATGCAGACATCAACATAGATTCTTCATGTTCAACTGTAGTCTGAACAAAACCCCCtgttttttcataattttagaatATAACACTTATAAGAAGCCCTTTTTCATCAATGTTCCAAATACTATTTAACAAGTTGAGAGAAGGGTAACATGTCAGAGTTTGACAAAGATAGAACTGCAACTGACTAGGGTTCATAATATTATCTTAACAGACAAACAAGAgaatatatttgaaaaataacaTTCATATAATAAACAATAAGAATAGCAATGATAAACTGGACTAACAGATAAAACATCATTTGACCAAGATAAACATGATGAATAGCAATGACTCAGTTTGACAGAATACCAGCTGGTTTACTCCTCATAAAGACAAATTCATGGTTTACATCAAATAATAATTAGACTAAACAAAAGCTCAGCTCAATTGTGATGTGATTGAAGTGGCCGTCCCAGACTTCCAGCCTCATAATATATAGGAACCCCATGATCTTAATGGCTTAATGCACTCATATAAAAGAGATATGACTGTACCTTGTATCACTGCCTCCTGGAACTTTTTCCTCATTACTCTAGCAAATTTAAATAACCCATTTGTCTTGTTTAATTCATGGATCAGATCTTCTGTGTTTTCAAGGGAAGGTTCACAACTTAACACTGATACAAAagacaaaattcagatttcttgAGCTAGTATATCAGTATACTTTTAAGATCATAGATGAAACCGGATATCCTGCTTACATGTGTAAGTATTGTTTTCATGGCGGATGGTAAAAGAATATTCCTCATTTGGGTTGTTCATGTTTATATTCTTGAATGTGAATTTTACTCCTGAAGAGCATAAGAATTAGTGATAATAAGTTTGAAAAGAATAATCCATGGACAAAAATATTGACATCAATTACCGTGTCCACCTTCAACATGAAAGCCAAGGACCCTATTGTACCAAGAGATGGCCTCCTGTGTTTCATCATGTTCAATTCTTTCATTTGTCCTCCCTTCAGATGCTGCCAAAGCTATTTACAGAAGAAAAAGGAAGCTAGGAGAGATGAGCTCAGAGCAGTTCATAATATCTCTTACATCAGAGAATTTCAAACATCAGTAAGTCGGTCAATAAAGATAACAGAAAAGGGAAATAGAGACGACATAATTACAAAACCATTGTAAATCATCCTTCAAAACTTCTTTCACAAGAGTTGCAACCAGAAATCACGTGTAAATAGAGAATACAGATTTCTTGATATTATAGTATGAAATTACTTAGTCTAAATGTTTAAACTAATAAAGGGATgcatatgaataattatattcttAACGTTTTTTAAATTGTCttatactatttttctttttctttttctttttttgagaaTAACAAAGATTAAACTCTAGCTTTTTtagtcataaaaattttaatactatgTCATAAAATCACTGGACCAAAAGATTAAATTGATAGGATATACATGAATGGAAGACCAGGATAAAAGCACTTTTGACTCATGCTAAAAACATGATTAAAAATCAACATTCCAGAGATCAAAAGGATTAAGAGCTGAAAAGGAAATTCGCACTTTGCTGCATTCTGGCAAGTAATGATACTAAGGGATAAGTATTTTTCTCTTTACAATGTTACTCATTAATAATATTTGCAGCTTGCTATAATGATTTCCAAGATGAATTGCAGATAGTTGGTGGCACCGGCACCTTTAGTATTAATgcacaataataatataatatatagtagTAACAAAGTAGCCATTACAAAGATAGAGGCCAGAGGGATTTGTGTTGACAGATGCTAACTGCTACATTTTAAGTTGATCATTATGGCTTATTACACTACCagtgctaatatctaattattacCTTTACCATGAAAAATGAAGGGCAATAATGCAAACTTTATCTTCATATACTTCCCTTCCCTTTGAAAGTGGTAGATGctgtcttttcttttctttctaatttcgtacgtttataattttatgttgaatttctttaagattttattttttttaattttactttgaacttaattttttattttctattttattaatatgtataaaatatggaatgattgaattttatatttgcttgaaaaaatttaattttcctaCGAGTAGGATATGGTTGAGAAATTTAGGATGTAGGTAGAGTTACTCAACCCACGGGTAGGATAGGGTTGagttttaaaaaagttttcaacTCGCAGGTAAGGTTAGGGTagagtccaaaccctaccctaccctatccaTTGCCAGCCCTAAATCTAGCCTTATCCCACCATAACTTgggtttcttttttattttgtttatttgctCAAACCTGTTTGTTTGAGTTTGAaaccatctttattttcattatAAGTATTATTTGTTCTGAGTTGATTTTAATATCATATTTTGCTCCTTTTTAATTCCGTCCCCTATGCATTATTTCTTTTTCTGATTCTATGACTTGTGTTTTTCACTTCTGCATATTTCAGCTTACTGCAGTTGAAAATTCCCCATATGTTCTTAAGTAATAGACCAGAGATTGCTGCACTAGCACTATGGCTAAAACCATAACTTCAAATACCTCTCACAAAATCTGGAACTGTATGCTCCCTTGAAATAAACAGCGCTAACTTTCTCTATGTAATACGCACCACTGAGTATCCTCTTATGACAGAATAATGCAACAATAATGTTACAATCAAGACAACTTTTATCGGTCCCAATATCTAAGATATATCCATTTATCTGTCCACCCATGTAGCATCTTTGTCATTTATCAGCCCACTTTGATCCATAACTCAATAATCAAGGATCCATAGAGTATCTTGCATCAGGAATTTCAATAAAGAACTAAACCTCAAACATAAATTCACACATTTCTCACAATATTTAAATCTTCCAGTGAATTATAGTTCAAGTCAGAAACCTTTCTGTACGAATTACATATAACAAAACTTGTTAACAAAATCTTTGACAACTCTGCTATGTCGACCCAGCCAATGTATTATTTAGTATAACTTGATTCCATTCAACATATAATTTGTGAAAGTTTACACATAACTACATAAGTTTTAATCCATCACGTAAAATACAATCATGCTagatgtatactaaaatcagtcaccaaaaTTAGCCATCAGTATAGAATAtacattgaaatacaaaatatacattgaaaataagttaaactacacatatatttatacaaaagtaCAAGGTGACTGATTATGGTGTGCAAATAGCATTTTTGCATAAAATATGCCCACCACAAACAAATAAGAACAAACACAAGAAAAATTATCTACAACCATGTGATTCAAATGTCAATGCCAGAACAACTGAAAATCTTTAAACAAATTACGTATTAGGTGTTAACAAGTTATAAAGCAGATGTTAACAACTTCCACTCTACTACAGAAACAAAACCAGAAACAGCTTATTTCTTTAAATAGCTAGAAATAGTTGCAACCACATGCAAAAAAAAGGTCATTACCAAGAGACTGTTGAGCGAGAAATTCCGCAAACTCTTGTTTCTTTGTCTGCTGCTGCTCAATGCTTGCCTTAAGGCCTTCCACTCTAGCCTTTGCAGAGGCAATAGCATCCAACAAGGCCATTCGTTTGGCTTCTTTGCGGGTCTTAACTGAACCATCAAAATAATATACAGCAgatcaatttaatttaaaaaaacaaaaaaacaaaaggtTGCAGAGAGGTAACACTAAATTATCAATATGTTCCCAAAAGGTTACACGATGATTTATTGCAAACACGAAAACTAGATGAGCGATTTCAATTCTAACTAACCACAAATATAAGAatttaagaagaaaatctagaatgaaaaataaaaaaggaagttgtagaataaaaaatgagaaaagaaaaccAGGAGTACCTGCAATTGCTTTGACCAAATCATCCTCGGCTTCCCTAACTTTACCTTTAGCCTCTTCCAATTtccctacaaaaaaaaaagaatcagtAAAGTACAAGAATAAAAACTCAAGGACAGTAAC from Arachis hypogaea cultivar Tifrunner chromosome 10, arahy.Tifrunner.gnm2.J5K5, whole genome shotgun sequence includes:
- the LOC112715038 gene encoding kinetochore protein SPC25 homolog isoform X1 — its product is MELSVSSICDSEIPLQLRKIDDLVASSSKSLQSLKSTAHETAQLQGKLEEAKGKVREAEDDLVKAIAVKTRKEAKRMALLDAIASAKARVEGLKASIEQQQTKKQEFAEFLAQQSLALAASEGRTNERIEHDETQEAISWYNRVLGFHVEGGHGVKFTFKNINMNNPNEEYSFTIRHENNTYTLLSCEPSLENTEDLIHELNKTNGLFKFARVMRKKFQEAVIQGGFVQTTVEHEESMLMSASAPVLSMSSARSDTTAEGINDHVEPVKVNSNINKQHIQRRVNSGILSPGSASSIRRSPRLKAMR
- the LOC112715038 gene encoding kinetochore protein SPC25 homolog isoform X2, whose translation is MELSVSSICDSEIPLQLRKIDDLVASSSKSLQSLKSTAHETAQLQGKLEEAKGKVREAEDDLVKAIAVKTRKEAKRMALLDAIASAKARVEGLKASIEQQQTKKQEFAEFLAQQSLALAASEGRTNERIEHDETQEAISWYNRVLGFHVEGGHGVKFTFKNINMNNPNEEYSFTIRHENNTYTLLSCEPSLENTEDLIHELNKTNGLFKFARVMRKKFQEAVIQGGFVQTTVEHEESMLMSASAPVLSMSSARSDTTAEGINDHVEPVKVNSNINKQHIQRRVNSGILSPGSASSIRRSPRLKV
- the LOC112717264 gene encoding LOW QUALITY PROTEIN: short-chain dehydrogenase TIC 32, chloroplastic (The sequence of the model RefSeq protein was modified relative to this genomic sequence to represent the inferred CDS: inserted 4 bases in 2 codons; substituted 1 base at 1 genomic stop codon); protein product: IEGASSGIRAETARVLAKRGVKVVIAVKELKKAKDVIENIQKETSNAKVILLEIDLNSFAFIHRFCFGFLALKLPSIFSLSIKRNNIEISSPNLEFSEDKFKMIFSTNYLGHFLLTKILLEKLIDKLIDTAKKTGIEGRIINVSSVIXRGCFRFNDMVAGKNYNGTRLYAQSKLASILHVKEMARQHKARNARVTINAVHPRIIRAHQGSITDSLFFIASKLLKSISXGAATTCYVALSSQAEGASEKYFXDCNECNCSRIEYTFCDWQSYSLCLGHMVILQ